The following proteins are co-located in the Pyricularia oryzae 70-15 chromosome 1, whole genome shotgun sequence genome:
- a CDS encoding tRNA-pseudouridine synthase, with the protein MRAPTRVRWGSSKLSTSRAQVNIYSLQQLLQQPLLQSLAAGVRDPHQQSKIIPNKLACCGGTRHYNTRIMSGTRDYRSWTKEGLIKKIKLLESQLASQQRQQGQNIQQPRPNTPPHPKKASPSPSSPPPPVGSSSSKPSGVAAATPPPKKKKQKGVPRNASEFSTRYIALKLAYLGKNYNGLEYQPSGALPAIEEELWKALVKTCLIFPDPERDPSEVDFKVCDYSKCGRTDRGVSAFGQVVALRVKSNKPLRKKKQSAVQLDQDGSGEAASASTGAVDAAGAQVVPEDSQPGQEDEQEGEEDDAPYPADKEIKYCKMLNAVLPVDIRVLAWCPNPPPGFSARHSCHERQYRYFFTQPIFSPVPARLDGVMGYKEPGSTHKDGYLDLDAMREAARLFEGEHDFRNFCKIDASKQISNFKRLIREASIVEVPEAASSLPYLDTPDFRPSGEDSQARPKVYYFHVRGSAFLWHQIRHMIAVLFLVGQRLEKPSIVSELLDIEKYPGKPNYPMASDAPLVLWDCLYGGRTLPDGSTHGELEWIYAGADGDSPDELYNRKGLLDELWAHWRGKKMDELLTNQLLQRAATMVEDPERQAAKASTKPVESGPQPKKSNKAPSRKTFEGDDWYRQVGMYEPLAQRYMLETPDEVNDKWARSKGFESAVELSENPEWRSVIKARKAAAAAALASEAAKCSGA; encoded by the coding sequence ATGAGGGCGCCGACCCGTGTCCGATGGGGCAGCAGCAAACTGAGTACATCACGTGCGCAGGTTAACATTTACAGCCTGCAACAACTACTCCAACAACCACTACTACAATCTCTAGCTGCTGGAGTCAGAGACCCCCACCAACAATCCAAAATAATCCCTAATAAGCTTGCATGTTGTGGCGGCACCCGCCATTACAACACCAGAATCATGTCGGGGACTAGGGATTATAGGTCATGGACCAAAGAAGGTCTGATCAAAAAGATTAAGCTGCTCGAATCGCAACTCGCAagtcagcagcggcagcagggaCAAAATATTCAGCAGCCTAGACCTAATACCCCTCCTCACCCAAAAAAAGCATCACCGTCACCatcgtcaccaccaccaccagtaGGATCATCTTCAAGTAAACCTTctggtgttgctgctgcaacaccaccacccaagaagaaaaaacaaaaaggtgtTCCCCGAAATGCCTCGGAATTCTCAACCCGGTACATTGCCCTCAAGCTGGCGTACCTTGGCAAAAACTACAACGGTCTCGAGTACCAACCGTCTGGTGCCTTGCCCGCCATAGAGGAAGAGCTTTGGAAGGCCCTGGTGAAAACCTGCCTCATCTTTCCGGACCCTGAGCGCGACCCCAGCGAGGTCGACTTCAAGGTCTGCGACTACTCCAAGTGTGGCCGCACCGATCGTGGAGTCAGTGCCTTTGGGCAGGTTGTTGCACTCCGCGTGAAGAGCAACAAGCCGTTGCgtaaaaagaagcaaagtgCCGTCCAACTGGACCAGGATGGCTCGGGCGAAGCAGCATCGGCGTCGACTGGTGCGGTGGATGCAGCAGGGGCTCAAGTTGTCCCTGAAGACAGCCAACCAGGTCAAGAGGATGAGCAGGAAGGAGAGGAAGATGACGCGCCCTACCCTGCAGACAAGGAGATCAAGTACTGCAAAATGCTCAATGCGGTTCTGCCAGTAGATATTAGGGTACTCGCATGGTGCCCAAACCCGCCCCCAGGGTTTTCGGCACGACACTCGTGTCATGAGCGACAATACCGATACTTCTTTACGCAGCCCATATTCTCGCCCGTGCCTGCACGCCTGGACGGGGTGATGGGTTACAAGGAGCCGGGAAGCACGCACAAGGACGGCTACCTTGACCTCGACGCAATGCGTGAAGCGGCTCGTCTGTTTGAGGGCGAGCACGACTTTCGCAACTTCTGCAAGATCGACGCGTCCAAGCAGATCAGCAACTTCAAGCGGCTGATTCGAGAAGCCTCGATTGTCGAGGTGCCTGAAGCAGCATCGTCTCTTCCATACCTAGACACTCCCGACTTTAGGCCGAGCGGAGAAGACTCACAGGCGCGGCCGAAAGTGTACTATTTCCATGTACGCGGCTCAGCATTCCTATGGCATCAGATCCGACACATGATAGCGGTGCTTTTCTTGGTCGGCCAAAGACTGGAGAAGCCGTCTATAGTGTCAGAACTACTCGATATCGAAAAGTACCCTGGCAAGCCAAACTACCCTATGGCGTCTGATGCTCCACTTGTGCTTTGGGATTGTTTATATGGCGGCCGTACCCTTCCGGATGGTTCGACTCATGGAGAGCTGGAATGGATATATGCCGGGGCGGACGGCGACAGTCCTGACGAGCTCTACAATCGCAAGGGTCTTCTCGATGAACTGTGGGCTCATTGGAGGGGAAAGAAGATGGACGAGTTGCTGACCAATCAGCTTCTCCAACGAGCTGCCACCATGGTGGAGGATCCAGAGCGGCAGGCGGCGAAAGCGTCGACAAAACCAGTTGAATCGGGACCACAGCCTAAGAAGAGCAACAAGGCGCCCAGCCGCAAGACGTTTGAGGGCGACGACTGGTATAGGCAGGTGGGCATGTATGAGCCGCTCGCCCAGAGATATATGTTGGAAACGCCAGATGAGGTCAATGATAAGTGGGCTCGTAGCAAGGGGTTTGAAAGTGCCGTCGAGCTCAGTGAGAATCCCGAATGGCGGTCCGTTATCAAGGCTCGgaaagctgctgctgctgctgctcttgcTTCCGAGGCTGCCAAATGTTCAGGGGCTTAA